The nucleotide window TCCTTTAAAAAAAAGAGTAGTCATTTTTTTTATGGCTTCTCTATCTGTGTTAGGGATCCTACCAACCTCGATTGGTGTTTTGCCAATAACATCTTCCTTTGTAAATCCTGTTATTTTGTGATACGATTCATTACACCAAAATATTTTCCCATCAGCATCGGTAAAAACGATGGCATTTTTATTGGCGCTTGCCACTAATGAAAGCCGGTTGAGTTCTTCACCATCCCTATTAAGATTCTCATTTTTTGTTTCTTGCTTTTTTAGCATCTGCATCAAATCAAATTGCGGATCAAAATTGGCAAAGTCCGATATAATAAGATTATTTTTTTTCACATCTTCTACCGATGTCAACCACGGTGATCCGATAAATAGAAAATAATTATCTACAGCAACAAACTGCCCCCTAATTAAAGGGTCCTTATTTGTTATGCATTCTAAGATTACAAGTTGATTTAAGTTTTCTGATATTGTTCCTGCATCCATTTTTTCCACAAATGGCCTTTTGAATGCAAAATAATCCGAAAGTTTGGTTCGTTGTTGTATGGAAGGAAAAACTTTTTTCAAGCTTTTTCCATAAGAAGAAATACTCATTTGCTGATCAAACAAAACGTAAAAAGGGAAGACTTCATTAAACCTTTCTGTAGTAAAATTAATTGAATCCATACATTACCCGCTTGATTTAAACTAATCCTAAAATTCGCTTAACTGTTTAGATACAATTGTTCAATTACTACATTACTTTCAAGTGCGTTTAATCTGTTAAAATACCCTCTACTATTCTTTCATTCCGGGCGTACGTGTGTAATAATGCAACATTAAAAAGTATCATTTACAACAGTAGGTTTAAATTCAGGAGAAGTCAGTTTTAGGGTAAATCAACAACATCCAGATATGAAAGCTAGGTAAATTTAGTAAATAATCTTTTAAATTACTATCATTTGAATCTATTTTTAACAGATATTTCTCACGACACACTTTTTTGATATGTATTCTCCGAAAATAAACCAGAATTTTATCTATTGGAAAATGAGATAGTTTTGATGTTTTTTTTGTACGAATTCAATGATTATACAATTCTCATAAGGCGAAATGAGCTTTTATTGAGATATTAGCTCATTAATGCTCCAATACTCAATCATTTTTTTTATTTTATCAACATACTCCTCATATTTTAGTGGTTTGAGCATGTATCCGGCAATTCCTAACCTATAAAACTCTAAAAGATCTCTATGATTGTTGGAAGTAGTCAAGACAATTGCTGGTATATATTTTAGTACATCATCAGCTTTGAGAATACCCAGAAACTCTATTCCGTTAATTTTTGGCATATTAAGATCCAGAATAATTATATCTGGGATGATTACTTTATTTTTAAGTATTGAAAGGGCATCTTCGCCATTATTGGCTTCTATTATTTTATGTACTTGCTCCAGGTTTTTTAAAACTCTGTTAAATTTCATGACCTCAATAGCATCGTCTTCTATTAATAGTATGTTTAATGACTTTGACATATAGTTTTATGTATAAAAAATGATTACCAAATTTAGCCAGAACTTGGTTATAAAAGTATAAATCTTCGATAAGCGGTATAAAACTGTAGTTGGATGGTATCTATTGGTCGTTGAACAGAAATACGAAAATCCAAAAATCACTTAATTTAGACCGTGTAATACTTAATAAAAAACTTCCTGTCTGCGAGGTTACCACTGTACTTGTTGATTTACCAATAATTATAAGAACCGTCGCTAATTAATTCATAAAAAAAATATCTGATTTGTGCTTAGACTATTTTTAAAAGCTGGAATAGATTGTTTTAAAAAGATACGCAAAACCAATAAATAAAAAACTGATTATACCAGTTAACGATTTCCAAAGGCCATTCATCTATAGTAATTAACTACTTATCTAATAATGGAAATAATATATTAAAAAGTGATAGATATTTGTACTGTAATAATTTCATTGATCCCCAAGTATATTGCAATTATTATCCAAAAACAATTTTAGTTTTTTTAAAAGCTCCTAGCCACAGGGAGCTTTTTTTATTCATTTATGTATCCTCAAAACTTATTTTAGATTTGACTGTTAAAGACACTTCTTGAATTTGAATTCTCCACAATCTAATAAAACTGCCTAGAAACAAATTGAATTCATGCACTTAAACTTTATAGAACAGCAACTAAAAGAAAGTTCGATGACCGTTACGTCTAAAGCAAATTACCATTCACCGACACTACAAGTTCAATAATCTAAAAAACAAAATATTACCTATTTATAAAAATACATTTGTATCAGAATTAATGCTAAAAATAATTAAAGCAACTATAAAAGACAGGTTCCCAAAATCTACATTATTAACCTTAATCGCTAAAAAAATGGAAAGATCAGATTTAAAAATACTAATAGTAGAAGATGATGTATTATTAATTAAAATCTTCGAATACATCCTTAAAAAAGAAGGATACCACGTGACAACATGCAAAGATGGATTGAGTGCCATAGAAAAAATCCCAGTACTACTGCCTGATTTGATTATTACCGATATTATGCTCCCTTTTCGCTCTGGGTTAGAAATTATTGGCTTCTCAAAAGAACATTTTGAAAACATCCCTATAATAGTAGTTTCCTCTTTAGGTGAAGAAGAAGCTACGGTTCTAAAAGCTTTTAGCCTTGGTACTGATGATTTTGTATCTAAACCGTTTAATCCAAATGAATTATTATTTAGAATAAAACGTTCAATAGCTACAACAAAACGCAGTATCCAACTTAAATATGCTTAAACAATAAGTTTTAACTCATGAATAAATAAAAAGTAATTGTACTTTGTACTGCAGCATTTAGGATATCGATTAGATGTCCTCACTAAATTTTGATTACTGTCTTTTTTTCCAAAATTTTCTCTACTTTTAATTCCGCTTAGACCGACAAATTATACGTCAAAACTTAAATATTGATTTGAAATAAACCAACATACATTGACACAGCAAGAATTAAAATCAATAATCCAAAAACATTACAGTTATATTTTTGAAGAAGCCCTCATTGATGAAATTGCATCGGTGGCAGTAACAAAAAAATTCAAAGAAGGGGATATTTTAATAGAAATAGGAAATACTATTTTTAAAATGCCATTGTTACTGGAAGGTGCCATTAAAATTTTGAGGGAAGCTCCAGATCAGGGAGAGTTATTTCTATATTTTTTAGAAAAAGGAGATACCTGTGCCATGTCTATGGCCTGCTGCATGGGAAAAACCAAAAGCGAAATCAGGGCTGTGGCCGAAACTGATGGACTTGTACTCATGTTACCCGTAGAGAAAATGGAAGAATGGCTGGGTAAATACAAAAGCTGGCGAAGCTTTGTTTTTGACAGCTATACCAACCGTATGAAAGAGATGCTTAATGCGATTGATACTCTTGCCTTTATGAATATGAACGAGCGTTTGATCAAACATCTGAATGAAAAAGCAAAAGTAAACCAAACAAACATCATGCAAATTACACATCAAGAAATTGCTGATGAACTCAATACTTCACGCGTGGTTATTTCTAGATTGCTTAAGGTGCTTGAAGACGAAGGAAAAATAAAACTCAACCGAAATATTATAGAATTATTGTAAAATTTTAATTCACAAACAAGTTGTCTATTTTGTAGTAAAAGTCCCTTTTTGGGACTTTTTAAATTTTATGAGTTCCCTATGTAACTATTGTTACAAACTACCTTTTTCCACTCTCTTACTTTTGCTTCAAATTAATGAAACAACAGTAAAGATGAAAAATAAAAATATATTTACTCTCTTCGGGCTCTTAGCCTTATCATGGACCGCTTTCGGTCAGGATACTTTGCGTATTTCAAAAAAAGACCTGATACAGAGAATGTCCGAAAAAAATCTGCAAATCAAAATTGCCGAAAAAAATTATGAGTCGGCTATGGCAGATTATCATCAGTCAAACTCCTTGTTTTTGCCCAATGTAAATGTGTCACATACCGCTATGCTGACTACAAATCCGCTTATGGCTTTTGGTTCAAAATTAAATCAGGCCATCGTTAGTCCTGAGGACTTTAACCCTGCCGTTTTAAATCATCCTTCACAGACTAAAAATTTTGCCACCAAAATCGAAGTGCAGCAGCCATTAATCAATCTTGACGGTTTATACGGACGTCAGGCAGCAAAATCAAAAATGGATGCTTTTGCATTGCAAACCGAACGTACCAAGGAATATTTGGAACTCGAAGTAAATAAAGCGTTTATGCAGTTGCAACTGGCTTACAAAGCGGTTAGAGTTTTGCAAAAGGCCGAAAGCACAGGCAAAGCCAATCTGAAATTGGTTGAAAACTATTTTAAGCAGGGAATGTTGCAGAAAACTGATTTATTGAACGTGCAGGTTCGTGTAAACGAAATCAGTAATCAACTGCAGTATGCCAAATCAAATGTTCAAAATGCTTCGGATTATTTGGGTTTTCTTTTAAATGATGAACAATCCAAAAAAGTTTACAAACCGACAGAAGAATTTGAAAGTGAATTTTCGGTTATCAGTGTAAACACAGAATTACCAGCAAACAGAAAAGATATTCAGGCTATGGATAAATCCTCTGAAGCTTATGAAAAAATGGTAACATCCGGTAAAATGAATTTGCTTCCAAGACTGAATGCTTTTGGAAGTTATGAAATGTACGATGACAGTTTATTTGGGACTAGTGCCAAAGGATATTTAGTTGGAGCACAATTATCATGGAATGTTTTTGACGGTTACAAATCCATAGGAAAATTAGAAAAAGCAAAAGCAGACTACAACAAAGCCCAAACGGAAACCGAGCAGTATAAAGCCAAAAGTCAGATGGAGCTAAACCAAGCAGTCCGTCAGCTTTCGGATGCAGAAAACAATGTAAAACTCACTCAATTGGCTTTTGAACAAGCGCAGGAAGCCTACAAAATCAGAAGCAACCGTTTTGCTCAGGGATTGGAAAAAACAACCGATTTACTGCAATCCGAAACCTTGCAGTCCCAAAAGGAATTAGAAAACCTGCAAGCCATTTTTGAATATCGATTCACACAAGAATATATTCAATTTTTAACCAAATAAAAAGCCAATATCAATGACAATTACTAGAATCAATATCAATTTTAAAAATATTATAATGAAAAACTTCTTTTTAAAATCAACACTAACGATTTCGCTTTTGGTTTTGCTGCCTTCCTGCAACGGAGAGAAAAAAGACGTTATTACTAACGAACCTGCAATTGCAGTAAAAGTAAGCGGCACGGACACAAACAGCAGCAGCCCATTTATAACGGCAAGCGGAAAAATTGAAGCCCAAAACAGCGCTAACCTAAGCACCCGTATGATGGGATATGTGACCAAACTTCATGTGAAAGTTGGTCAAAAAGTAGCTGTTGGACAACTTTTGATAAGCATCAACAATACCGATATACAGGCAAAAAAAGCTCAAGTAGATGCCAACATCCTTCAGGCAACTGCGGGGTACAACAATGCAAAAAAAGACTACGACCGGTTTACGGTTCTATTTAAACAACAAAGCGCTTCGCAAAAAGAACTGGATGATATGACTGCCCGTTATGAAATGGCAAAAGCCGGATTAGAAGGTGCCAAACAAATGCGTAACGAAGTAATGGCACAGTTTGCCTACTCCAATATCACGGCACCATTTTCGGGAGTTGTGACTAACACTTTTGTAAAAGAAGGAGATATGGCAAGTCCGGGGATGCCTTTAGTAAGTGTTGAAGGAGATTCAAAACTACAAGCAACCGCGATGGTAGCCGAAAGTGACATTGCATCGATAACAAGCGGAATGCTGGTGAAAGTTTTGGTTAAATCTACAAACAAAACACTGAACGGAAAAGTGAGTGAAGTGAGTTTGTCAGCCAAAAATACCGGAGGTCAATATTTGGTAAAAATTAACTTGGAAGGAGCTGATAAAACAGTTTTATCAGGGATGTTCGCAAATGTGCAATTTCCGGTAGCCAATAAAAATAGTATGACACAAACATCCGATAAAGTCTTGATACCTCAATCAGCCTTGATCCATCAAGGACAATTGACTGGAGTTTATACTGTAGGTGCAGGAAATGTTGCTATTTTGAGGTGGCTTCGCATCGGAAAGACTTTTGGTAATGAAGCAGAAATATTGTCAGGGCTTTCGGCAGGAGAACAATACATTGTTTCTGCCGATGGAAAATTGTATAACGGAGCTAAAATCAGTATTCAGTAAACAGTAATTAGTAGCAGTTTTAAGTTTAGTTGAACAGCAATTTTAAACTTTTAAACCATAAACTTTAAACAAAAAAAATATGCAAGAAGGAATTTCAGGCAGAATAGCCCATTTTTTTATCAACTCAAAATTAACTGTCTTATTGATGGCAGCGTTGATGATTATTGGGGTTTACAGTTCGTTTCTGATCCCAAGGGAGGAAGAACCGCAAATTAACGTTCCTATGGCCGACATCATGGTGGGCTATCCGGGAGCAAGTCCGGCAGAAGTAGAAAGCCGAGTAGTAAAACCATTGGAAAAAATAATCTCGAACATCAAAGGGGTTGAACACGTCCACAGTATGGCCATGAACGGTCAGGCCATGATGATTGTCCAATTTTATGTGGGACAGGATGTTGAACGTTCATATGTGAAATTATACGACGAATTGGGAAAACATGAAAATATGTTCCCAACTGGCGTTTACAAACCAATGGTAAAAACCCGTTCTATTGACGACGTACCCATGTTGGCACTGACTTTATGGAGCGAAAAACAGGATGAATTTCAGTTACGCCAAATTGCCGAGGAATTGACTTCGGAAATAGAGAAAGTTAAGGACGTGGCGATTACCAAAGAAATCGGAGGACAAAACCGCGAAGTGAAAGTGATTTTGGATAAAGATAAAATGGCTGAAAACGGTGTGGATCCTTTGAGCATAATGCAAATGATCCAAGCCAATAACGGGAGTTCACAATCCGGAAGTTTTGTGCAAAACGATCAGGAGTATTTGTTAACAACAGGTCAGTTTTTGTCAAATACAGAAGATGTAGAAAATCTTGTGGTGGGGGTAAACAAAAACATGCCGGTTTATTTGAAACAAGTAGCAACTGTTCAGGATGGGCCTTCAACACCTAAAAGTTATGTGTCTTTCGGATATGGAAAAACCAATGAAAAATTCAAAACTGCAAAATCCGAATATCCTGCTGTCACGATTTCTATTGGTAAAGTAAAAGGTGCCGATGCAATGAAGATTTCAGCCAAAATTTTGGACAAAGTAGAACAGCTTAAAAAATCGTTGGTTCCAAATGACGTTCACGTAGAAGTAACCCGAAATTACGGAGAAACCGCATCTGATAAAGTTGGCGAACTGTTGATGCACCTTGGAATTGCGATTATTGCCGTGACCGTTTTGGTTATGCTGACCATGGGATGGCGAGGCGGTTTGGTTGTTTTTCTTTCGGTGCCTCTGACTTTTGCATTGACCTTATTTGCCTACTATCTGCTTGGATATACCCTAAACCGAATCACCCTTTTTGCCCTGGTGTTTGTAGTAGGAATTGTAGTTGACGACAGCATTATTATTGCTGAGAACATGCACCGTCATTTCAAAATGAAGCGACTACCGTTTAAGCAAGCGGCCATTTATGCTATCAATGAGGTAGGTAACCCAACAATTTTGGCAACATTTACTGTAATTGCCGCGATTTTGCCAATGGCATTCGTGTCTGGAATGATGGGACCTTACATGAGTCCGATGCCAATCGGGGCTTCCATAGCGATGATACTTTCTTTGTTCGTTGCATTGACTGTGACTCCTTATTTAGGATATCATTTCCTTCAGGAAAAAGAAGAACAGCAGCACAAAGAAACTCACGGTCTTGAAACGAGTTGGATATACCGTTTTTACAACAAATTCGAGCGTCCGTTTCTTGAAAACTCAGGAAAAAGAAAAATATTGATGGTTGTAACGGTGATTTTATTATTGGGTTCCATACTAATGTTCTTTACCAAATCAGTATTGGTAAAAATGCTTCCATTTGACAACAAAAATGAATTTCAGGTGGTTATCGATATGCCAGAGGGAACTACGTTGGAACGTACTTCGGCGGTGACAAGAGAAATTGCACACTATTTGTCAACACGTCCCGAAGTGGTGAATTACCAAAACTACATAGGAACTTCGGCTCCGATTACCTTCAACGGTTTGGTTCGCCATTATGATATGCGTGGCGGAAGCAATATGGCTGATATTCAGGTGAATTTATTGCACAAAGAAGAAAGGAAAGCGCAGAGCCACGAAATTGCCAAAGCAATTCGTCCTGAAATTCAGAAAATTGCCAAAAAGTATGGCGCAAATGTAAAACTGATTGAGGTACCACCAGGACCACCGGTATTGTCAACATTGGTAGCCGAAATTTACGGTCCTGATTATAAAGAGCAGATTAAAGTGGCGGATCAGGTGAAAACTATTTTGAAAAACACTCCCGATATCGTGGATGTTGATTGGATGACCGAAGACAACCAAACCGAATACAAATTGGAAGTTGACAAGGAAAAAGCGATGCTAAACGGTATAGCACCTCAGCAAATCGTCGGTAATCTTACTTATCTGTTAAAAGAATATCCGGTTTCAAATCTGTATGACGAAAAATCAAATGATAATGTAGCAATTGTCCTTTCGCTTGATGATAAAGACAAAACCAGCCTTCAGGAAATTGAAAACCTGAAAATCAAAGGGAATCAAGGAAATATGGTTCCGGTAAGTGATTTGGTAAAAGTAAAAAATGACACTTTGCAAAAAACCATTTACCGTAAAGACCAAAAACGTGTAGTTTACGTAACGGCCGATATGGCAGGAACATTGGAAAGCCCCGTGTATGCAATTTTGGGAATGAATGAAAAACTTGCCAAAATAACTTTGCCAAAAGGCTATAAAGTGAATGAATTATATATGGAACAACCCACTGATGAAAGCGATTTCACCGTAAAATGGGATGGTGAATGGCAAATTACACTCGAAGTATTTCGCGATTTGGGAGTCGCATTCATGGTGGTTATCGTCATCATATATATGCTGATTGTAGGGTGGTTTCAAAACTTTAAAACGCCAATAGTGATGATGCTTGCCATTCCGCTGTCACTTATCGGAATCGTCTTTGGGCATTGGTTATTGGGGGCTTACTTTACGGCAACTTCCTTCATTGGGATGATTGCTTTGGCCGGGGTTATGGTTCGAAACTCGGTGTTGCTCATTGACTTCATTGAAATTAGGCTCAACGAAGGTATTAATCTCAAACAAGCCATTATCGAGGCGGGTGCGGTGCGTACCACTCCTATTTTGCTGACCACAGGTGCGGTTGTAATTGGTGCATCGATTATCCTTTTTGATCCTATTTTCCAAGGATTAGCAATTTCGCTGGTGTTTGGAGCCATTATTTCAACTATACTAACGCTTATTGTGGTGCCGATAATTTATTACATCACCGAACGCAAAAAGTGGGAGAAAGAATAAATATTTTTCGGGGCTTGAAAGTCTAAACTTGAAATTCAAGTCCTGATATTTTTAAAATTTAAAATGATTAAAAATGAAATTAGTACTAATAACCGCCATAACTGCTTTTGATTCTGAGGTCAAAGCAATACTTAAGAAAACAAAAGTGAACACTTTTACTTATAGAGAAGTTAAAGGCCATAAAGATTTAACCGAATCGGAAAAAACTGAAAACAACTGGTTTGCAGCTGAAACGGTAGAAACCGACTCTACCCTTTTCTATGCTTTTGTACCAAGCCAACAAATGGAAACTGTTTTTGAAGAAATCGAACAACTAAACTCCAAGCAGGATATTGCTTCAAAAATCCACATAGCTGTATTAAACATCGAAAAAATAAATTAAATATGAAAAATAGAATTATCAGAGCCGTTGCCGGAAGTTTTACATTATTGAGCTTATTACTGGCTATTTATGTCAACCAAAATTTCCTTTGGTTTACCGCATTTGTAGGAGCTAATTTATTGCAATCATCAATCACCAAATGGTGTTTACTTGAAGATATCCTTAGCAAACTTGGCATCAAAGACTAATCCATTTTAGATTTATGTTTCCTAAGTTTTCAACGAAAATTAAATCTCTTATTTTTTTTGAATAGCTTCTTATTTGAAAAAACAAATCAAAAAAGCAGAAGCCTGAATACCTAAATATTCAGGCTTTTATTATTTATTAACTAAAGTGATAATTAAATTAAAAATACATGATGATATACTAAACCACTCTGTACTGAAAGTTTAGAGGTCTGGTTCTACGAGAAACTGGAAGTCTGCAAAATTGGATTCCGAAAATTTATGAATTTGCCACAGATTCACAGATTTTAAAATCATTTTAATTTGTGAATCTGTGGCAAATGAATATTTATTTAAAATCTAAAAACAAATGCAATAAAGTGCATAGTTTAAAACTTTACTTGAGACAAAAAAAGAAAAGTTTTGAAGCCAATGATAAATCGGGAAATCTATAATTTCACCACCACACCGATAAATAGCTGATTAAAATTGAATATTTTTGCACATCCGAAAAAAATATAAAAAACGATGATAAATATAAATACAGATCACTCTTTTTCAATAAAAAACACCTTGTTCTCTTTTGCATTAGCCTCCGAAGCTGCTGATGTTTTTGAAGAATGCAACACTATTATAACAGGAATAGGGAAAGTGAATGCTGCTTATGAACTAACAAAAATCATTCAAGAGAAAAAACCCTCATTGATTGTAAACCTGGGGTCGGCCGGAAGTAACTTTTTTCAGAAAGGAGATATTGTTTGCTGTACCAAATTCATACAAAGAGATATGGATGTACGCGGTTTAGGTTTTCAGTTGTATGAAACGCCTCTATCCGGCTTACCTCCTATTTTAGAATATGGTTTAAAAATGGATGGTTTACAGGAAGGGATCTGCGGAACGGGCGATAGTTTTGAGATGGAACATTCAGAAGTATTATATAATGTCGTAGATATGGAAGCCTATGCCTTGGCGATGATTGCCATGAAAGAGCAAATTCCATTTTTGTGTCTGAAATACATCTCGGATGGCGCTGACGATAACGCTGCAGAGGACTGGACTATTCAGGTTCATAAAGCGGCGATGGCTTATGGAAATCTTTTGGGTATAAATAAGCTCAGTGCTGAGCGACTTTAAATAAATCTTAAAGTAATTTTAGAATAAGAAAACCTCCAAAGTCAAATGATTTTGGAGGTTTTTATTTTTTGGAAAAAAGGTAACAGAAATGGTCTTAGCCTCTTTTTCTTCTTCTAAAATATTTCGCCACTTCAAACCACAACACCGATAAAGAACCTATCAAAACGCATGAAATTAATTGAATAAATGTAATTGGTTCAAAACTAAATAAAGAACGTAAATATGGTATAGCAAACAGCAATGTGACCAAAAACACAGTAATACCTACTATGACAGGGATCAAAACATTTTTGTATCGAAGTGTCACCAATAATGAATAATAAAAAGACCTGTTCACCAACGTAAGCACAACATTGGCCGTCATTAA belongs to Flavobacterium aquiphilum and includes:
- a CDS encoding response regulator; translation: MSKSLNILLIEDDAIEVMKFNRVLKNLEQVHKIIEANNGEDALSILKNKVIIPDIIILDLNMPKINGIEFLGILKADDVLKYIPAIVLTTSNNHRDLLEFYRLGIAGYMLKPLKYEEYVDKIKKMIEYWSINELISQ
- a CDS encoding response regulator transcription factor, translated to MERSDLKILIVEDDVLLIKIFEYILKKEGYHVTTCKDGLSAIEKIPVLLPDLIITDIMLPFRSGLEIIGFSKEHFENIPIIVVSSLGEEEATVLKAFSLGTDDFVSKPFNPNELLFRIKRSIATTKRSIQLKYA
- a CDS encoding Crp/Fnr family transcriptional regulator, whose product is MTQQELKSIIQKHYSYIFEEALIDEIASVAVTKKFKEGDILIEIGNTIFKMPLLLEGAIKILREAPDQGELFLYFLEKGDTCAMSMACCMGKTKSEIRAVAETDGLVLMLPVEKMEEWLGKYKSWRSFVFDSYTNRMKEMLNAIDTLAFMNMNERLIKHLNEKAKVNQTNIMQITHQEIADELNTSRVVISRLLKVLEDEGKIKLNRNIIELL
- a CDS encoding TolC family protein, which produces MKNKNIFTLFGLLALSWTAFGQDTLRISKKDLIQRMSEKNLQIKIAEKNYESAMADYHQSNSLFLPNVNVSHTAMLTTNPLMAFGSKLNQAIVSPEDFNPAVLNHPSQTKNFATKIEVQQPLINLDGLYGRQAAKSKMDAFALQTERTKEYLELEVNKAFMQLQLAYKAVRVLQKAESTGKANLKLVENYFKQGMLQKTDLLNVQVRVNEISNQLQYAKSNVQNASDYLGFLLNDEQSKKVYKPTEEFESEFSVISVNTELPANRKDIQAMDKSSEAYEKMVTSGKMNLLPRLNAFGSYEMYDDSLFGTSAKGYLVGAQLSWNVFDGYKSIGKLEKAKADYNKAQTETEQYKAKSQMELNQAVRQLSDAENNVKLTQLAFEQAQEAYKIRSNRFAQGLEKTTDLLQSETLQSQKELENLQAIFEYRFTQEYIQFLTK
- a CDS encoding efflux RND transporter periplasmic adaptor subunit, with product MKNFFLKSTLTISLLVLLPSCNGEKKDVITNEPAIAVKVSGTDTNSSSPFITASGKIEAQNSANLSTRMMGYVTKLHVKVGQKVAVGQLLISINNTDIQAKKAQVDANILQATAGYNNAKKDYDRFTVLFKQQSASQKELDDMTARYEMAKAGLEGAKQMRNEVMAQFAYSNITAPFSGVVTNTFVKEGDMASPGMPLVSVEGDSKLQATAMVAESDIASITSGMLVKVLVKSTNKTLNGKVSEVSLSAKNTGGQYLVKINLEGADKTVLSGMFANVQFPVANKNSMTQTSDKVLIPQSALIHQGQLTGVYTVGAGNVAILRWLRIGKTFGNEAEILSGLSAGEQYIVSADGKLYNGAKISIQ
- a CDS encoding efflux RND transporter permease subunit, translated to MQEGISGRIAHFFINSKLTVLLMAALMIIGVYSSFLIPREEEPQINVPMADIMVGYPGASPAEVESRVVKPLEKIISNIKGVEHVHSMAMNGQAMMIVQFYVGQDVERSYVKLYDELGKHENMFPTGVYKPMVKTRSIDDVPMLALTLWSEKQDEFQLRQIAEELTSEIEKVKDVAITKEIGGQNREVKVILDKDKMAENGVDPLSIMQMIQANNGSSQSGSFVQNDQEYLLTTGQFLSNTEDVENLVVGVNKNMPVYLKQVATVQDGPSTPKSYVSFGYGKTNEKFKTAKSEYPAVTISIGKVKGADAMKISAKILDKVEQLKKSLVPNDVHVEVTRNYGETASDKVGELLMHLGIAIIAVTVLVMLTMGWRGGLVVFLSVPLTFALTLFAYYLLGYTLNRITLFALVFVVGIVVDDSIIIAENMHRHFKMKRLPFKQAAIYAINEVGNPTILATFTVIAAILPMAFVSGMMGPYMSPMPIGASIAMILSLFVALTVTPYLGYHFLQEKEEQQHKETHGLETSWIYRFYNKFERPFLENSGKRKILMVVTVILLLGSILMFFTKSVLVKMLPFDNKNEFQVVIDMPEGTTLERTSAVTREIAHYLSTRPEVVNYQNYIGTSAPITFNGLVRHYDMRGGSNMADIQVNLLHKEERKAQSHEIAKAIRPEIQKIAKKYGANVKLIEVPPGPPVLSTLVAEIYGPDYKEQIKVADQVKTILKNTPDIVDVDWMTEDNQTEYKLEVDKEKAMLNGIAPQQIVGNLTYLLKEYPVSNLYDEKSNDNVAIVLSLDDKDKTSLQEIENLKIKGNQGNMVPVSDLVKVKNDTLQKTIYRKDQKRVVYVTADMAGTLESPVYAILGMNEKLAKITLPKGYKVNELYMEQPTDESDFTVKWDGEWQITLEVFRDLGVAFMVVIVIIYMLIVGWFQNFKTPIVMMLAIPLSLIGIVFGHWLLGAYFTATSFIGMIALAGVMVRNSVLLIDFIEIRLNEGINLKQAIIEAGAVRTTPILLTTGAVVIGASIILFDPIFQGLAISLVFGAIISTILTLIVVPIIYYITERKKWEKE
- a CDS encoding YgaP family membrane protein; amino-acid sequence: MKNRIIRAVAGSFTLLSLLLAIYVNQNFLWFTAFVGANLLQSSITKWCLLEDILSKLGIKD
- a CDS encoding nucleosidase is translated as MININTDHSFSIKNTLFSFALASEAADVFEECNTIITGIGKVNAAYELTKIIQEKKPSLIVNLGSAGSNFFQKGDIVCCTKFIQRDMDVRGLGFQLYETPLSGLPPILEYGLKMDGLQEGICGTGDSFEMEHSEVLYNVVDMEAYALAMIAMKEQIPFLCLKYISDGADDNAAEDWTIQVHKAAMAYGNLLGINKLSAERL